Below is a genomic region from Miscanthus floridulus cultivar M001 chromosome 1, ASM1932011v1, whole genome shotgun sequence.
cgtcaGTCAATCGGCGTCAGTTCACTAGCACTGTATCGCCAGCCCCCCATATGGCCTCTGTCaagggaccctttgaccattccgtcTGCTCGGATGGGAGGGAAGACCAGAACGATGCATGACGCCCGCACGTATGCTGCAGCGGCCAAACAGGACCCCGGTgagacgccgctgccaccacgatctacagggtcagcgggacccacgtGAAGAGGAGAACGGCACACCTccggagccttatttctctttccttTTTCCCTCTTCGCCTCGGCTGTAACCCTGGCTTtttcttggcctataaaaggaaaagcaggacATCCCACATAGGGGCATCGAACAAGTGCATCACGCAGCATTGGTTCACCACACCTCATCACGAACAACacatcaccagagacttgggaccagtccctctctcgctcgtttgtaacccgtattacgaactttcagtgctaagTAATACAAGCAGCAGCCaagaactggacgtagggacattctgcccgaaccagtataaaccttatgtcttcttaacacaccatccgagccagacgcgtaatatacaaatttacttgttggtcatggTATACTCATGACTCATGGGTTTGTGATGCATGAATTGTAACTAGATATGTTATTTTAACTTTTTGTAATCCAACTTGTCCATTTGATGTTTTGAGTCATCACTATTAAAATTATCAATGGATTTCTGTTTGGTTCAGCGTGCAGCTGCTTGTTAGAATCCTTCACTGATATAGTTCTTGCCACAACTCGCCAGCTGACCATTCTGCTTTATCTGTTGTGGGTTTCAGTGGCTAAATCATTTCCATGGCCATATGGTTCATAAATCACAACCGTTTGGCAAAGAATGGGCCTTGAGTTTCGGTGGATTGTGCATCTCGCCTGAAGCCCGTACATCATTGGATCAAGTCATGCCGGCTGTGCAGTTACACACCGGGTATCAGAAGCAACCTACCGTAAACTTCATTCGTGTACATGTAAAAAGAGGCCCATCCTATATTTTCTATGATGTACAGGAACTCAGGAAGTCGTGATAGGTCGATATGGTGCATATATATGGACATATATTGTACTCCTACAGGCTACAATGAGACGCTGAAAAACGTCACGGGGGGTAGTATGTCTACTAGGATCATGCCTTTAGCATGCGGATCGGATGCATCGTCCACTTTGAGGAATGCAACGGAGCCGCTTTCTGACGATGGATGGGATATGCAGACGGTTCTGCATCGGCACCAATTCTAGGCATTGACATTGCGACGTGCCCAGAATCTTTGAACCTAGAGAATTCCTGACGATGAAGGGGTGTTCGGACACCAACTTGTAGTCAGTCTCCCAACGGAAACAGCAGATGCAGAGATCTCTATCGCATCTTGTGGTTGTCGGTGTTCCAATTCGAACTCCCAGATGGAATCGGTGTCGGGGCCTTCTCTTTCGCTTCTGCCACCGAGGCGGATAACTGAATCCGCGTCGTCCTAAAGTGTGTGCCGCCCGACGCCCGCCTTTGCTTTCCGTTCTCTTCCTCCTCTCTACCCTTTTCCCTTTCATCACTGTGCTGTGCGTCAAAAGAACTGCAGTCTTCAGGCACATTTGCCATGTGCGAAGCACGCCCAGATTTTTGTCGGCTGAAAACACCCTGTTGACTAATTTATTATACTATTCATCGATAGAAAAAGTATAGCTTATATATCAAAtgaataaggccttgtttagattgaggttaggaatcagtatttgacactgtagcactttcgtttgtatttgacaattattgtcaactaggctcaaaagattcgtctcgtaatttacaataaaactgtgtaattagttattttttatctacatttaatactctatgcatgtgtctaaaaatTTAATGTGACGAAGAGAGACtaaaaaaaacttacaatctaaaaaAAGGCCCAAGTCGTTTAACAGCGGCTGCTGCAGCTACGAAAGACTGGACACCTGGTATAATAATCAATCCGTCAGAGCGCACTTGTGGTAACTAATCTGAACAGAAATGCTCTCGGCCTATAAATTTTCGATTTTTTTTTCGTTTCTCCAAAATAAAACAAGATCTGTCGACAAAATTTTAGCACTGttagtgcttgtttagtttccaaaaactttttcaaaaaatgctacagtagctgtcacatcgaattttgaGATACgcgcatagagcattaaatatagacgaaaaaaattaattgcaaagtttgattggaaattacgagacgaatattttgagcctaattagtctatgattaaacactaattattaaataaaaataaaaatagtgcggtagccaaattctcaaatttcgcgaactaaataaAACCTTAGCTTAGAGGCTCGAGCCCGTCAACGCAACATGCCACCGGAGCAGCAGTCTAGTCAAAGAAAGCTTTGGCACGGACGCCATACTTTTTGTCCGGTGACAGCGCCTCTGCCCTTTCGGTTCCGTTCGTTTATCTTCTAATCCGTTTTATTAGTTTTTCTTTAATTAAAATAGTGTTTTTTTTGCAACAAATCAGTTGGAGGAGTATTTCGATTTGTTTTTTAAAGCTAACGGTGCCGAAGCTTTCTTATCCATCTTCTGCTACTAGCAGTGCCATTAACAAAGCATTTCTGACGATTTGACCTCCACAACAGCTAATCACCCACTAATCCGCGTCGGGCGATAATTGCACGCCAGCAGCGCCCGCACTCGCCCGTCGCGTCTCGCCAACGCCCAAGCAAGTCGCCGTATAAAATCATGGCTGCGGTCGCCGCCGGCGAACATGCATGCGGAGGGGCCTAAAGCGGCGGCAGCGGCTGCGGCAGCGGGGACGGCAAATACGGTCACGTCACGCACCGCCCCGTCCGCCTTTGCGTTGCCGACTTGCCGCCCCTGGCTGGCTGCGCTGGATGATGCTGTATTGCGCTGCCCACTACGGCGATGGACGCCGCCTGCCTCGCCGAGTTAGAGCCCAAGAGTTGACCCTAAGCACCCTAATCGGCTGGCTTTTTTGTTAACTGTCCACATCAGTGACCCCTCTCGGCTGTTGCCCAATCAACGACGATGAGGGGAGTAAATTCCTTGCCGGCTGTGTAAAAAGAATTCTGCGGTAGAATTAAACTAGTGTTTCTTGAAAACTCATgccttttgaaacttgaaaactcATACTACTacaaaatgaagtcgttttggacagcgatacggtctccaaagcataactttgactacttatctttataaagatatttatcaaaaagtgatatatgtaaatttttgtgaaagtatttttcaagacaaatctatacatatggttttcacattttcaaactcaacaacttaaaagttatttatgatttatattctcaatgttTGACCTAAGCTTTTTCCAAAACAACTTCATTTAtttagtacggagggagtaccttTTTATACAGGTATTAAATGGTAGtgctttcatatttttttttccgTTAACATGCCGGATACGCTCGTTTAAGTTAGGCGCACAACAAATAAGTTAGGTGCAccatataataataatataattgaTGCTAGCACAAATTGTTTTAGGACGCAAGTCCTTTAATTAGAGTCAACGAGGAACTCTCAAAAGATATGGATTGGCGACCGTAGATATGTttgtaattaattcatcatttcaATTTCTAACTAAACGCTGGTTTACGCGCGATACGCTCGTAGCTCAAACCAATTAACGAAGGTGAACTAATTTGCTAATTTGGTGAAGTTGTGATGTCACCATTTTAGCCGACTTCAAATGATTATATCCGTCCCGTTCTGCGGCACTACTTCACGaaccgtatttttctctcacagcaaatcagcataagcatcagcataagttaAATTTTAGCGAAATGAACCGAGCCGCATTTGCTACAACGGAACCATTTTATTTTCTGAGAAACCCCAGTTAATTTCACGAGAGTTTTACTGAAAATCCATCCAAAAAAGGTTTTTTTGGATTAGTGCTGCGGGAGGTGTTTTCAGCATTCCAAACAAGGATAGCCTGAAGTGACGAAAGCAGAGGAGGGATCCCCCGGTCACTCTCGCCTGGCCCGCCGGCCATGTGATGATCGTGTTATTCGCTGTGTTTATAAACCGTATTTTTTCAGTGAATCATCGTGTGCGAATAAATTAGCTGTACTTCATGAGCCTAAGCCAACAGGACAGATGTGAAAGCGAGAGGTGTCGCACACGCTGCCTAGTGGAGCTGGAGTGGTAGCCTTGCGCGGCCGCGTCTCGGCGTCGgacatctctccctccctcttctcGCGCATCTCGCTGACGACGCTTCTCGCCCGTGCGGGCCTAGATCGCTACTCGCCGCGCCGAAATGCGACCGCATCTCCTCCGCCTCctcttgctcctcctcctcgccgccgcctgcTTCCCGCCGCCGGCCACGTGCCGGCACATCCACACGCCCCCGCCGCCTCCGCGGCAGCAGCACGGCAGCGGCACCAACGTGGCCACCGtggcgctcgccgccgccgcgtcgctcCTCGCGCTGCTCCTGCTCTACCTCTGCGCCGCCATCGCGGTGCGCCGGTTCCGCTCCCGCGGCGCGGTGGCGCGGGAGCCGCCGGCGGCGTCCCGCGCCGCGGCGTTCCTCCGCCGGCACGGGCTCCACCACCATCGCCCGTCCTTCACCTACGAGCAGCTGCGCGCCGCCACCGCGGGCTTCGACGCGGCGCGCAAGCTCGGCGACGGCGGCTTCGGGACGGTGTTCCTCGCGTACCTCCCGCCCGCCGGCCGCCCCGCCGCCGTCAAGCGCCTCCACGTCCCGCCGTCCCCGTCACCGTCGTTCCCCTCCACCTCCGCAACCATCACCAAGTCCTTCTGCAACGAGGTGCTCATCCTCTCCGCGCTCCGCCACCCGCACCTCGTCCGCCTCCACGGCTTCTGCGCCGACCCGCGCGCGCTCCTCCTCGTCTAcgacttcgtccccaacggcaCGCTCTCGCACCACCTCCACCGCCGCGTCGGCGGCCCTGGTGGCGCCGCTCCGCCGCCCCCGCCGCTCCCCTGGCAGACCCGCCTCGCGATGGCCGCCCAGATCGCGtcggcgctcgagtacctccacTTCGGCGTCAAGCCCGCCGTCGTGCACCGCGACGTCACCTCGTCCAACATCTTCGTGGAGGCCGACATGCGGGCACGCCTCGGCGACTTCGGCCTCTCCCGCCTCCTCGCGCCGCCGGACGCCTGCACCACGGGGGGCGCCCGCGAGCTCGTGTGCTGCACCGGGCCGCAGGGGACGCCGGGCTACCTGGACCCGGACTACCACCGCTCGTTCCAGCTCACGGAGAAgagcgacgtgtacagcttcggcgtcGTGGTGCTGGAGCTCGTCACGGGGCTGAGGCCCGTGGTCGTGGGCAGGGAGCGGCGGGACGTGACGCTGGCGGACTGGGTGGTGGCCAAGATCCAGGTCGGCGAGCTCAGGGAGGTCGTCGACCCGCCGGTGCTGGGCGAGGGCCCCGCCGTGATGGCGAGCGTCGAGGCAGTGGCGGAGCTGGCGTTCCGGTGCGTGGCGCCGGACAAGGACGACCGGCCTGACGCCCGGGAGGTGCTGGCCGAGCTCAAGAGGATCCAAACGATGCTCCCCGAGCTTCCCGGCCGCAAGGTTTCTTGAATCGGATCGCACAAAATGCCATCCGCTTCGGAATTGAGCTAAGCATATCCTGACATCTTGACTCCTATGCTGACATGTTGACTAAGAATTAGCATCGCATCCTGATCTTCTCATGGTCGATGGCATTCAAGAACTCAGAACTCAACAAGAACACTCTGTCGACCAATGAAGCAACCCAAACAAGGCACATGAAGCTTAGACTAATGTCGAGCTCAATTACAGGATATCTACTCGTGCTGGTTCTGTGACATGATTTTGTAATTTGTATGAGCATTGGGCAAATCTGTTAGTTGTGTCACCGGCACCGGTCACCAGTCGTCAGGTTATGTGTAGTCTAGTTCGTTCTGTTGGAAACTGGAATGTACAAGGcttagggtgcgtttagatccaaaaaattttggattttggctcactgtagcatttcgtttgtatttggtaattagtgtctaattatggactaattaggttcaaaagtttcgtctcgcgatttctcgaccaactgtgtaattagtttttttttcgtctacatttagtactccatgcatgtaccgcaaaatttgatgtgatagttactatgcaaaattttttggcaactaaacggggccttacaaGCTCTACATGTTCTCCTAGCAGTCCCCAAAAGTAAATTCTCGCATTCAGATGCCAAGCGGTGCGCCTTGTGCCCCTCCTGCCAGTCGTCACGGAATGTCCGAGTCGCCGGTGACCCGTGGACAGCAGCAGGCCTGCAGTGCAGCCTATCGTTGCCTATCGTTCTGCACGTAAGCCGTCAGTGGCTTGCGTTGCGCCGCACGCACGCCTGCCGACCTGGTCCCCGTTTGCTTCAGAAGATCGTGTCGTGTCGGCTCTCGTGCCATCTGATGGCTGCTGCGATGACACGCCTGTTCGTTTTCGCTAAACTAGTTTGGTACGAGAGAAAAATGTTATTATagtttataatccacgatcatttacgacgtAACGAACAGCCTGCGATGAGGTCGAAACCGTCCAACGCGCCTGCCGTGCCCGCCGTGAAGTCAGCACTGCGGCCCTGCCGGACTGCCGTGGCCATTGGGATCGAAACAGCACTGGCCCCACACATATGTCGCTGACAGGCGGGCCATTGCACTGCACGAACTGCGCGAGCACGGCCAAGCCCAAGGCCCACAGCCCACTTGTGAGACGGCTAGTCCATTCGTGGCCCAGCTGTAATTGATCCATATcagtctatccgatctcctcgaAGAATTCTTCTTGGAGCCACAGGCCCACACCACAGCGAGGCCTGCAGCCGGTGGCATCGCATCGCGCCATCGCCCATGCACCCCCTCACGCTCTCCTCCACCGCGCTCCTCCGCCTCATCAAGTCGCTCTCGCCGGCGGCGGGGCCGAGGGCCCACCTCGCGGCCGCGGCGATCCACGGCCTCCTCTTCAAGGAAGGGCTTCTCCACGCCGGGGCGCACCTCCCCACGGCGCTGCTCTCGTCCTACGCAGCGCTCGGGAGGCCGCGCCACGCGCGGGACCTGTTCGACGAGATGCCCGACCCGGGCCTCGTCACCCGCACGGCCATGGCGCGCGCGCACGCGGCGTCCGGTCAGGCGGCCCAGGCGCTCGCCGTGTTCGGGGACATGCTCACGGATGGCGTCCTCCCTGACAACGTGGCCCTGGCGGTCGCCCTCGCGGCCTGCCATGGGGCAGGCTCGTTCCCCGCAGCGGGGATGACGGCGGC
It encodes:
- the LOC136481352 gene encoding LEAF RUST 10 DISEASE-RESISTANCEUS RECEPTOR-LIKE PROTEIN KINASE-like 1.5; its protein translation is MRPHLLRLLLLLLLAAACFPPPATCRHIHTPPPPPRQQHGSGTNVATVALAAAASLLALLLLYLCAAIAVRRFRSRGAVAREPPAASRAAAFLRRHGLHHHRPSFTYEQLRAATAGFDAARKLGDGGFGTVFLAYLPPAGRPAAVKRLHVPPSPSPSFPSTSATITKSFCNEVLILSALRHPHLVRLHGFCADPRALLLVYDFVPNGTLSHHLHRRVGGPGGAAPPPPPLPWQTRLAMAAQIASALEYLHFGVKPAVVHRDVTSSNIFVEADMRARLGDFGLSRLLAPPDACTTGGARELVCCTGPQGTPGYLDPDYHRSFQLTEKSDVYSFGVVVLELVTGLRPVVVGRERRDVTLADWVVAKIQVGELREVVDPPVLGEGPAVMASVEAVAELAFRCVAPDKDDRPDAREVLAELKRIQTMLPELPGRKVS